One window of Jannaschia sp. CCS1 genomic DNA carries:
- a CDS encoding DUF2268 domain-containing putative Zn-dependent protease (predicted Zn-dependent protease with a strongly conserved HExxH motif), with translation MDRTLPIISRALEQAERVCREVHGPVALDLTVRATERAMPPALAISGSAFGPGRIDLGVDDRQALSEDALFGAVLRAVYHEFHHVLRWDGPGYGVRLGDALVSEGLAQVFVHEVMTCPREPWEQALDEATATALLREARAAFKSPDYDHAEWFFGTGQIPEWAGYTLGKTIVTRYLEQTPGTTALACAHVPAEAFAPYLE, from the coding sequence TTGGATCGCACGCTGCCGATCATCTCGCGGGCATTGGAACAGGCCGAGCGGGTTTGCCGCGAGGTCCATGGGCCTGTTGCGCTTGACCTTACGGTTCGTGCGACGGAGCGGGCGATGCCGCCTGCGCTGGCGATCAGCGGGTCGGCCTTTGGGCCGGGGCGGATCGATCTGGGCGTAGATGACCGGCAGGCGCTATCTGAGGATGCGCTGTTCGGCGCCGTCCTGCGGGCTGTGTATCACGAGTTCCATCACGTTTTGCGCTGGGATGGCCCGGGATATGGGGTCCGCCTGGGCGACGCGCTGGTATCGGAGGGCCTGGCACAGGTCTTCGTCCATGAGGTGATGACCTGCCCGCGGGAGCCGTGGGAGCAGGCCTTGGATGAGGCCACGGCAACTGCCTTACTGAGAGAGGCCCGGGCGGCGTTCAAAAGCCCCGACTACGACCATGCGGAGTGGTTTTTTGGCACTGGCCAGATCCCGGAATGGGCCGGGTATACGTTGGGCAAAACTATCGTCACCCGATATCTGGAGCAGACGCCCGGGACCACGGCGCTGGCCTGTGCCCATGTGCCTGCGGAAGCGTTTGCGCCGTATCTGGAGTGA
- a CDS encoding isopenicillin N synthase family dioxygenase has product MTDFSEIPVLDLSPLIKGHDTTDLARAFAKAYGETGFAYVTGHGIDPALRAAVFDASKRFHALPDAAKQAIAVNKTHRGYIAINTSTDVTSDLAEVTRPNQSASFMAMREDAVADPNVYLSGPNQWPDLPGFRAACDAYTAALSDLGRNLMGLALQAIGTTDRAILDAFQTPTTWLRLLHYPPQSPQAPEDLYGSAPHKDFGCLTLLAQDDVGGLQVQTPSGDWVDAPPRPDAFIVNVGDMLHRMSNGRLLSTPHRVVNTSGRERYSVPFFFDPHVSTTITPLPGTGTPRFDPLSFDTFLRGELEASYDAHKTNAP; this is encoded by the coding sequence ATGACCGACTTCTCTGAAATTCCCGTCCTCGACCTGTCGCCCCTGATCAAAGGCCATGACACCACCGACCTCGCCCGCGCCTTCGCCAAGGCCTATGGCGAGACGGGCTTTGCCTATGTTACCGGCCACGGCATCGACCCGGCCCTGCGCGCCGCCGTCTTTGACGCCTCGAAACGCTTCCATGCCCTGCCCGACGCCGCGAAACAGGCCATTGCCGTCAACAAGACCCACCGCGGCTACATCGCGATCAACACCTCCACCGATGTGACGTCTGATCTGGCGGAGGTCACCAGGCCCAACCAATCCGCCTCCTTCATGGCGATGCGGGAGGATGCGGTGGCGGATCCGAACGTTTACCTCTCCGGTCCAAACCAATGGCCCGACCTGCCCGGCTTCCGCGCGGCCTGCGACGCCTACACCGCCGCCCTGTCAGATCTTGGGCGGAACCTCATGGGTCTTGCGCTTCAGGCCATCGGCACCACCGACCGCGCCATCCTTGATGCGTTCCAGACCCCCACCACCTGGCTGCGCCTCCTGCACTATCCACCGCAATCCCCCCAGGCGCCCGAGGATCTCTACGGCTCCGCGCCCCATAAAGATTTCGGCTGCCTCACGCTTCTGGCGCAAGACGACGTCGGCGGGTTGCAGGTGCAGACGCCGTCGGGCGACTGGGTCGATGCACCGCCCCGGCCCGATGCGTTTATCGTCAACGTCGGCGACATGCTGCACCGGATGTCCAACGGCAGGCTCCTGTCCACGCCCCACCGCGTGGTCAACACCTCCGGGCGCGAGCGGTATTCTGTCCCATTCTTCTTCGACCCCCACGTCTCCACCACGATCACGCCCCTGCCCGGCACCGGCACGCCCCGGTTCGACCCGCTGTCATTCGACACCTTTCTGCGCGGCGAGCTTGAGGCCAGCTACGACGCCCACAAGACAAACGCCCCCTAG
- a CDS encoding NAD(P)H-dependent flavin oxidoreductase, translating into MTSELYRVLELQKPVISAPMGGAAGPDLVAAVCNAGGYGVIPLWGKPVPQLMAGIDAVRALTDRNFAVNLNLSFDFEDQLSACIAAEVHAVSLFWGQAPSAITRAKEGGLVVFVSVGSVAEAVAAEAAGADIIVAQGWEAGGHVWGQVSTLALVPAVADAVTVPVVAAGGIADGRGMAAALMLGAAGVWIGTRFLASREATIHAAYLARVLAASEVDTEWYSDLYDVAWPDAPHRALRNSTARAWRGAGAPAPGDRPNEREVIGHRPEGDPVVRYQSYTPLPDTTGDVEAMSLWAGQGVGLVREVQGAAEILSEIYEQALDCLRKAPGAMGADQGAQR; encoded by the coding sequence ATGACATCGGAATTGTACCGCGTTCTTGAACTACAAAAACCGGTGATATCGGCCCCGATGGGCGGGGCTGCGGGGCCCGACCTTGTGGCGGCGGTCTGCAATGCGGGCGGCTACGGTGTGATCCCGCTTTGGGGCAAGCCGGTTCCGCAACTCATGGCCGGAATTGACGCGGTCCGTGCGCTGACGGATCGCAACTTCGCGGTGAACCTGAACCTGTCGTTTGATTTTGAGGATCAGTTGAGCGCCTGCATCGCGGCGGAGGTTCATGCCGTTTCGCTGTTTTGGGGGCAGGCCCCGTCGGCGATTACGCGGGCGAAGGAGGGCGGCTTGGTCGTTTTCGTCAGCGTCGGATCGGTCGCCGAGGCCGTGGCGGCTGAGGCGGCGGGCGCGGATATCATCGTCGCCCAGGGGTGGGAGGCAGGCGGTCACGTCTGGGGGCAGGTCAGCACACTTGCCCTGGTCCCGGCGGTGGCCGATGCCGTGACGGTGCCCGTCGTGGCGGCCGGCGGGATCGCCGATGGCCGCGGCATGGCGGCGGCGCTGATGCTGGGGGCTGCGGGCGTCTGGATCGGAACGCGGTTTCTTGCAAGCCGCGAGGCGACGATCCATGCGGCGTACCTTGCGCGTGTTCTGGCGGCCTCGGAGGTCGACACGGAGTGGTATTCCGACCTCTACGATGTCGCATGGCCCGACGCGCCGCATCGGGCGCTGCGCAATTCGACAGCGCGCGCGTGGCGGGGGGCCGGTGCCCCTGCGCCGGGGGACCGCCCCAATGAGCGTGAGGTGATCGGACACCGCCCGGAGGGCGATCCGGTGGTGCGATACCAAAGCTATACGCCGCTTCCCGACACCACCGGCGATGTGGAGGCCATGTCATTGTGGGCCGGTCAGGGGGTTGGCCTTGTCCGGGAGGTGCAGGGCGCGGCAGAGATATTGTCCGAGATATACGAACAGGCGCTGGACTGTCTGCGCAAGGCGCCGGGCGCGATGGGTGCGGACCAGGGCGCGCAGAGATAG
- a CDS encoding isovaleryl-CoA dehydrogenase, producing MFLGAMNFDLGEDVTALRDMVHSWAQERVKPLAAKTDADNAFPNELWAEMGELGLLGITVDEEHGGAGMGYLAHTVAVEEISRVSASIGLSYGAHSNLCVNQIKLNGTPEQKAKYLPRLVSGDHVGALAMSEAGAGSDVVSMSLRAEKRNDRYLLNGTKYWITNGPDADTLVVYAKTDPDAGSRGITAFLIEKEMHGFSTSPHFDKMGMRGSNTAELVFEDVEVPFENVLGEEGRGVAVLMSGLDYERVVLSGVNIGIMAGCLDEVMPYLKERKQFGQPIGDFQLMQGKIADMYTSMNSARAYAYEVAKACDRGQVTRQDAAACVLYASEEGMKVAHQAVQAMGGAGFMNDSVVSRMFRDAKLMEIGAGTSEIRRMLVGRELMGMM from the coding sequence ATGTTCCTTGGGGCGATGAATTTCGATTTGGGCGAAGATGTCACCGCCCTGCGCGACATGGTGCATTCCTGGGCGCAGGAGCGGGTGAAGCCGCTGGCCGCCAAGACCGATGCCGACAACGCCTTTCCCAATGAATTATGGGCCGAGATGGGGGAGTTGGGACTGCTGGGCATCACCGTCGACGAAGAGCATGGCGGCGCGGGGATGGGGTATCTGGCGCACACCGTCGCGGTGGAAGAGATCAGCCGCGTCTCGGCCTCCATCGGGTTGTCCTACGGGGCGCATTCCAACCTCTGCGTCAATCAGATCAAGCTGAATGGCACACCCGAGCAGAAAGCGAAATACCTGCCCCGGCTGGTGAGCGGAGACCATGTGGGCGCGCTGGCGATGTCGGAGGCAGGCGCGGGATCGGACGTCGTGTCGATGTCCCTGCGCGCCGAGAAACGCAATGACCGCTACTTGCTGAACGGCACGAAATACTGGATCACCAACGGCCCGGACGCGGACACGCTGGTGGTCTATGCCAAGACGGACCCGGATGCGGGCTCGCGCGGGATCACGGCCTTTCTTATAGAAAAAGAGATGCATGGCTTCAGCACCTCTCCGCATTTCGACAAGATGGGGATGCGCGGGTCCAACACGGCGGAGTTGGTCTTCGAGGATGTCGAGGTCCCGTTCGAGAATGTGCTGGGCGAGGAAGGACGGGGTGTTGCCGTCCTGATGAGCGGGCTGGATTATGAGCGGGTGGTGCTGTCAGGGGTGAATATCGGGATCATGGCGGGCTGTCTGGACGAGGTCATGCCCTACCTGAAAGAGCGCAAACAATTTGGCCAGCCGATTGGGGACTTCCAGCTGATGCAGGGCAAGATCGCGGATATGTATACCAGCATGAATTCCGCGCGCGCCTACGCCTATGAGGTCGCCAAGGCCTGCGATCGGGGGCAGGTGACGCGGCAGGATGCGGCGGCCTGTGTCTTGTATGCGTCCGAAGAGGGGATGAAGGTGGCCCACCAGGCCGTGCAGGCGATGGGTGGGGCCGGGTTCATGAACGACAGCGTGGTGTCGCGCATGTTCCGCGATGCCAAGCTGATGGAAATCGGGGCCGGCACCTCTGAAATCCGGCGGATGCTGGTCGGGCGCGAATTGATGGGGATGATGTGA